From Thalassoglobus sp. JC818, one genomic window encodes:
- a CDS encoding APC family permease yields MADASAQSRLNREVGLVGAMMMGLGSIIGTGVFVSIGIAAGVTGPSVILAIIVGGFVATFNGLSSAQLAANHPVSGGTYEYGYRWLNPALGFTAGWMFLCAKSASAATAALGFSGYALNLFELDPSTLTAPVAVGVVVVMTLLVLGGIKRSNWTNIAIVSLTLASLAYFILAGMPTAMKNGTENLSPFFQPNDLRRAFSGFFEACALMFVAYTGYGRIATLGEEVVNPRYTIPRAMIITLVVTSMLYAAVGVIGIASSGSKLLADATTEKAAPLVVVAREFDSVTAEKVIAVGAVTAMLGVLLNLILGLSRVALAMGRRGDLPHALGRLNQSQSTPTVAVTVVGTGIALLSLIGDVKTTWSFSAFTVLVYYALTNLAAIQLSAEERLFPKFIPWLGLISCLSLAFWVEPYIWIAGVALIAGGLVFQFIMRQLARRGS; encoded by the coding sequence ATGGCTGACGCGTCGGCACAAAGCAGACTCAATCGCGAGGTTGGTCTCGTCGGAGCGATGATGATGGGACTCGGCTCCATCATTGGCACCGGTGTTTTCGTGAGTATCGGCATCGCCGCAGGAGTGACTGGTCCGTCCGTCATTCTGGCAATCATCGTCGGTGGATTTGTCGCCACTTTCAATGGGTTGAGCAGCGCCCAGCTTGCCGCAAATCACCCAGTCAGCGGCGGCACGTACGAGTACGGCTATCGCTGGCTAAACCCAGCTCTTGGATTCACCGCTGGCTGGATGTTCTTATGCGCCAAGAGTGCATCAGCTGCGACAGCTGCCTTGGGGTTTTCCGGCTACGCGCTAAATCTGTTCGAGCTAGATCCGTCGACATTGACCGCCCCGGTGGCTGTTGGGGTTGTGGTCGTCATGACACTGCTCGTGCTCGGCGGGATCAAGCGATCCAACTGGACGAACATCGCCATTGTCTCTCTGACTCTTGCTTCACTTGCCTATTTCATCTTGGCAGGGATGCCGACCGCCATGAAGAACGGAACAGAAAATCTCTCACCGTTCTTTCAGCCAAACGACTTAAGACGGGCATTCAGCGGCTTTTTCGAAGCCTGTGCGTTGATGTTCGTGGCTTATACAGGTTACGGACGCATCGCCACGCTGGGTGAGGAAGTGGTCAATCCTCGCTATACAATTCCTAGGGCGATGATCATCACTCTGGTTGTGACGTCGATGCTTTACGCAGCAGTCGGTGTGATTGGTATCGCATCGAGTGGGTCGAAGCTTCTCGCAGATGCCACGACCGAAAAAGCAGCTCCCCTGGTCGTTGTCGCCCGAGAATTCGATTCGGTAACTGCGGAGAAAGTGATTGCCGTGGGAGCGGTTACTGCAATGCTCGGCGTGCTGCTCAACCTCATTCTGGGACTGTCACGCGTCGCGCTGGCGATGGGGAGGCGTGGTGATCTGCCGCATGCTCTGGGACGCCTGAATCAATCACAATCGACTCCAACCGTGGCTGTGACCGTCGTCGGAACCGGAATTGCCCTGCTTTCGTTGATCGGCGACGTGAAGACAACTTGGTCCTTCAGCGCGTTCACCGTTCTTGTCTATTACGCCCTGACAAATCTCGCTGCCATTCAGCTCTCTGCTGAAGAACGACTCTTCCCGAAGTTCATTCCCTGGCTGGGTCTCATCTCTTGCTTATCGCTGGCTTTCTGGGTCGAGCCATACATCTGGATTGCGGGAGTGGCCCTCATCGCTGGCGGACTCGTCTTTCAGTTCATCATGCGACAACTGGCTCGTCGCGGCTCTTGA
- a CDS encoding DUF1295 domain-containing protein yields the protein MLGETLVWNAAAIGILMLATWIVSIPLRNVSIVDFVWGMGFVIVGWITYGLSVSTYSTTQLLLPCLTTIWGVRLTLYLVWRNSGQPEDKRYVSMRNSRGESFWWQSLFTVFLLQGVVMWVVSLPLQAGIANHQAGWTLLTIAGLMLWGIGLSFESIGDWQLARFRSNPENEGKVLQSGLWKYTRHPNYFGDFCVWWGIYLIAIAHGENYWTAIGPIVMSIFLMQISGVRLLEKSLSQDKPEYAEYARRTNAFFPGPQRT from the coding sequence ATGCTCGGAGAGACCTTGGTTTGGAACGCTGCTGCCATCGGGATTTTGATGCTGGCGACATGGATCGTGAGTATTCCGTTGCGGAATGTCAGCATTGTTGATTTTGTTTGGGGGATGGGATTTGTCATCGTTGGCTGGATCACGTACGGGCTGTCAGTGTCGACTTATTCGACAACCCAACTGCTCTTGCCCTGCTTAACGACCATTTGGGGAGTGCGACTGACACTCTATTTGGTCTGGCGAAATAGTGGGCAACCGGAAGACAAGCGTTATGTGTCGATGCGAAATTCTCGAGGTGAGTCGTTCTGGTGGCAGAGCCTGTTCACCGTTTTTCTGCTGCAAGGCGTGGTCATGTGGGTGGTGTCTTTACCCCTGCAGGCAGGAATTGCGAATCATCAAGCTGGCTGGACTCTGTTGACGATTGCGGGTTTGATGCTTTGGGGAATTGGATTGTCCTTCGAATCGATTGGCGACTGGCAACTTGCACGCTTTCGTTCCAATCCTGAGAACGAGGGAAAAGTGCTTCAGAGCGGACTGTGGAAGTACACACGCCACCCTAACTACTTCGGAGACTTCTGCGTGTGGTGGGGGATCTATTTAATCGCGATCGCTCATGGGGAGAACTACTGGACTGCCATCGGCCCCATTGTGATGTCGATTTTTCTAATGCAAATCTCAGGTGTTCGACTTCTGGAGAAGTCGTTGAGTCAAGACAAACCCGAGTACGCGGAATACGCACGGCGAACCAATGCATTCTTCCCAGGACCTCAACGGACCTGA
- a CDS encoding cyclopropane-fatty-acyl-phospholipid synthase family protein, whose translation MSYAGITKSVLSAAEYGWISDQLIRLGIRSLLSKRLQKMHSSGNEDESPQTTFLQECASSPIALATEEANDQHYEVPAEFFQYVLGPHLKYSCCHWEDGATSLRQAEESALSISCQRAELKDGHSILDLGCGWGSLSLWMAERFPKSQVTAVSNSSSQKRFIESQAKARGLENIKVMTEDINNFAPHDRFDRVVSVEMFEHVRNHRELFRRIHHWLKPDGLLFVHVFAHKQQSYFFEDQGPQDWMTRFFFSGGMMPSEDLFLNYQDDLKLMNRWSWNGRNYEKTSNAWLQSMDENKGHILSIFDEAYGKEQSRIWFQRWRIFFMACAELFGYRDGNEWKVCHYLFRNQES comes from the coding sequence ATGTCATATGCAGGAATAACGAAATCTGTACTCTCTGCAGCGGAATATGGTTGGATTTCGGATCAGCTCATCCGCTTGGGGATTCGCTCGCTGCTTTCGAAACGTCTTCAGAAGATGCACTCCTCAGGCAATGAAGATGAGTCCCCACAGACTACCTTTCTTCAAGAGTGTGCAAGTTCACCGATCGCTTTAGCGACTGAGGAGGCCAACGATCAGCATTACGAAGTTCCTGCTGAGTTCTTTCAATACGTGCTCGGGCCTCACCTGAAATACAGTTGTTGTCATTGGGAAGATGGGGCAACTTCACTTCGGCAGGCAGAAGAGTCGGCATTGTCGATAAGCTGTCAACGTGCGGAGTTGAAAGATGGGCATTCAATCCTCGACCTTGGTTGCGGATGGGGTTCGCTTTCGCTGTGGATGGCCGAGCGCTTCCCGAAGTCGCAGGTGACCGCTGTTTCGAACTCGTCGAGCCAAAAACGATTCATCGAATCGCAAGCGAAAGCGCGAGGCTTGGAGAACATTAAAGTGATGACTGAGGACATCAACAACTTCGCTCCCCATGATCGGTTTGACCGTGTTGTCTCAGTTGAGATGTTTGAACATGTACGAAATCACAGAGAGTTGTTTCGACGAATTCATCACTGGTTGAAACCGGACGGGTTATTGTTTGTCCACGTTTTCGCACACAAACAACAATCTTACTTTTTCGAAGATCAAGGTCCGCAAGACTGGATGACTCGGTTCTTCTTTTCCGGAGGGATGATGCCCAGCGAAGACCTGTTTCTGAATTACCAGGACGATCTGAAACTTATGAACAGGTGGAGTTGGAACGGACGAAATTACGAAAAGACCAGCAATGCCTGGCTTCAATCGATGGATGAGAACAAAGGTCACATTCTCTCAATCTTTGATGAGGCTTACGGCAAAGAGCAATCGCGAATCTGGTTCCAGCGATGGAGAATTTTCTTCATGGCCTGTGCGGAACTCTTCGGTTACCGCGATGGGAATGAATGGAAAGTTTGCCACTATCTATTTCGAAACCAGGAGTCGTAA
- a CDS encoding cyclopropane-fatty-acyl-phospholipid synthase family protein: MKLFSQLKYGRLQVQLPDGTRLQFGEESSDQLEANVEILDESCFQQILLGGSLSAAEAYLERQWTTDDLTVVMRLMCRNLTRLTAMDGGWARLARSFAVLKHRFMKNTHIGSRRNIAAHYDLSNEFFQLFLDPTLMYSSGLFTSPQMTMQEASVEKLERICRKLSLKQSDHVVENGTGWGGFALHAASNYGCRVTTTTISDKQYELARERIESAGLQDRVTLLREDYRHLTGVYDKLVSIEMIEAVGQEFLPAYFQACNRLLKPGGTMLVQAITMPDYRYDEYSRGVDFIQKYIFPGGHLPSVGAMQASVEKTSLNLVDALQFPESYMRTLQCWKDEFTRKSDAVRSLGFDERFLRMWMYYLCYCEAAFQEHTVSVGQFVWEKSCFADN, encoded by the coding sequence ATGAAGTTGTTTTCTCAACTTAAGTATGGTCGCCTGCAAGTTCAGTTGCCGGACGGAACGCGTTTGCAGTTTGGGGAAGAGAGTTCAGACCAACTGGAAGCGAATGTCGAGATTCTGGATGAATCGTGCTTTCAGCAGATTTTACTCGGTGGAAGCTTGAGTGCTGCTGAAGCTTATCTGGAACGACAGTGGACAACGGATGACCTGACTGTTGTCATGCGACTCATGTGTCGTAATTTGACACGCCTCACCGCGATGGATGGAGGTTGGGCTCGCCTCGCACGGTCCTTTGCGGTGTTGAAGCATCGATTCATGAAGAACACGCACATTGGGAGTCGACGAAACATCGCAGCTCATTACGACCTGAGTAATGAATTCTTTCAGTTGTTTCTCGACCCGACGCTTATGTACTCATCAGGTCTGTTCACCAGTCCCCAGATGACGATGCAGGAAGCTTCCGTCGAAAAGCTCGAAAGAATCTGCCGAAAACTCTCCCTGAAGCAATCAGATCATGTCGTCGAAAACGGCACGGGCTGGGGTGGGTTCGCTCTCCATGCAGCCAGCAATTATGGCTGTCGCGTGACGACCACAACGATCTCCGACAAACAGTATGAACTTGCACGTGAGAGGATTGAATCGGCCGGTCTGCAGGATCGTGTGACTTTGCTGCGAGAAGATTACCGCCATCTCACCGGAGTTTATGACAAGCTCGTTTCAATCGAAATGATCGAAGCTGTCGGTCAGGAGTTTCTTCCTGCCTACTTCCAAGCTTGTAACCGTCTCCTCAAACCGGGTGGAACAATGCTCGTGCAAGCGATCACAATGCCTGACTATCGCTATGACGAGTACTCACGCGGCGTAGACTTCATTCAAAAGTATATTTTTCCAGGGGGGCATCTTCCCTCTGTCGGTGCAATGCAGGCATCCGTTGAGAAGACATCGCTGAATCTCGTGGACGCTTTGCAGTTCCCTGAGAGTTACATGCGAACATTACAGTGCTGGAAAGATGAATTCACGCGGAAGTCTGATGCAGTTCGGTCTTTAGGTTTCGACGAGCGATTCCTTCGCATGTGGATGTATTACCTCTGCTATTGCGAAGCAGCTTTTCAGGAACACACGGTGAGCGTGGGACAGTTCGTTTGGGAGAAATCTTGCTTTGCAGACAACTAA
- a CDS encoding DUF1365 domain-containing protein: MPDSNTDSDLKSCLYLGRVQHRRMRPFEHQFEYRLFMVYLDLQELDDVFGKKWTWSTRRAAIAWFRREDHFGDPDVPLNDSVANLVDLELGYCPTGPIRMLTHLRYFGYVMNPVSFYYCFAAEEDRVEVVVAEVNNTPWGEQHCYVLDLRTSSDSRLLTTGHDKEFHVSPFMPMEMQYRWKLSLPDESLSVSIENWREGSRAFSATMSMQRQPMTSRNLNHVLLSYPFMTGRVLTGIYWQALKLWWKGAKYHPHPKKQLSHSNSF; the protein is encoded by the coding sequence GTGCCTGATTCAAACACTGACTCCGATCTGAAAAGCTGTCTGTATCTCGGAAGAGTACAGCATCGTCGAATGCGTCCGTTCGAACATCAGTTCGAGTATCGCCTGTTTATGGTCTATCTCGACTTGCAGGAACTCGATGATGTCTTCGGGAAAAAATGGACTTGGTCAACAAGGCGTGCAGCGATTGCATGGTTTCGGCGAGAAGATCATTTCGGCGACCCAGATGTACCCTTGAATGACTCTGTTGCAAATCTTGTCGATCTGGAACTTGGATACTGCCCGACTGGGCCCATCCGCATGCTGACTCATTTGAGGTATTTCGGGTATGTCATGAATCCCGTCAGCTTTTACTACTGCTTTGCCGCCGAGGAAGATCGTGTCGAAGTCGTTGTGGCCGAAGTCAATAACACTCCATGGGGTGAACAACATTGTTACGTCTTGGATCTTCGTACTTCTTCAGACAGCAGGCTGCTCACGACGGGGCATGACAAAGAGTTTCACGTTTCTCCATTCATGCCAATGGAGATGCAGTACCGTTGGAAACTGTCATTGCCGGATGAATCGCTGTCGGTTTCAATCGAGAATTGGCGGGAAGGAAGTCGGGCATTTTCGGCAACAATGTCGATGCAGCGACAGCCGATGACGTCGAGAAACTTAAATCATGTCCTCTTATCTTATCCTTTCATGACAGGGCGCGTTCTCACGGGAATTTACTGGCAAGCTCTAAAGCTATGGTGGAAGGGGGCAAAATATCACCCGCACCCAAAGAAACAGCTCTCCCACTCAAATTCATTCTGA
- a CDS encoding FAD-dependent oxidoreductase, with product MKIAIIGTGISGLTCGHLLNPEHEITLYEANDYIGGHTNTVDVRSEAGTVHAVDTGFIVFNDRTYPNFIGLLDELGVESRPTSMGFSVACEQSGVEYSGTNLKTLFAQKKNLLRSSHLRMLADILRFNSQAPSHLEIVSEDCSVGEYLSRFRFSNAFADRYLLPMGAAIWSCPMQRFRDFPIRFIIEFYKHHGLLSLNDRPVWRVIRGGSREYVKLLVHPFRSRVRLNSPVRSVVRDTDGVTIKTDSDEESFDEVIFACHSDQALKMLADPSSHESEILEEFPYSKNTAVLHTDAQVLPKRRSTWSSWNYRIRRNEQRPNVTYNMNILQHIHEPETYCVTLNDEEHIRSDSLIGTYQYSHPVFTIRRSQTQQRHAELIRRNSTSYCGAYWGNGFHEDGVTSALRVCAAFGITPTWSQVTQPNDRVELLTRA from the coding sequence GTGAAGATCGCGATTATCGGAACTGGCATCTCCGGACTGACGTGCGGCCATCTGCTGAACCCCGAGCATGAGATCACTCTCTACGAAGCAAACGACTACATCGGCGGCCATACCAACACAGTAGATGTTCGATCGGAAGCGGGTACAGTCCATGCTGTCGACACTGGATTCATCGTCTTCAATGACCGAACCTATCCCAACTTCATCGGACTTCTGGACGAACTGGGAGTCGAATCTCGGCCGACGTCGATGGGCTTCAGTGTCGCCTGCGAACAGAGTGGAGTTGAGTACAGCGGGACAAACTTAAAAACTCTCTTCGCTCAGAAGAAGAATCTTCTGCGGTCGTCCCATCTTCGGATGCTTGCGGACATTCTCCGTTTTAATTCTCAAGCTCCGTCGCACCTCGAGATCGTTTCTGAAGACTGTTCGGTTGGTGAGTATCTCAGTCGTTTTCGGTTTTCAAACGCCTTCGCCGACCGATACTTGCTTCCGATGGGGGCTGCCATCTGGTCGTGCCCAATGCAACGGTTTCGAGACTTCCCGATTCGTTTCATTATCGAATTCTACAAGCATCATGGATTATTGAGCCTAAACGACCGTCCGGTTTGGCGAGTGATTCGAGGAGGATCTCGTGAGTACGTCAAGCTCCTCGTACACCCGTTCCGCTCGCGTGTTCGACTCAATTCACCAGTAAGATCGGTTGTGCGTGATACAGATGGAGTGACAATCAAAACAGATTCCGATGAAGAATCGTTCGACGAGGTCATTTTCGCCTGTCACTCCGATCAAGCTCTAAAGATGCTGGCAGATCCATCCTCGCACGAGTCAGAGATTCTCGAAGAGTTTCCCTACAGTAAAAACACCGCGGTCTTGCACACTGATGCTCAAGTCCTTCCGAAGCGAAGATCGACTTGGTCCAGCTGGAACTATCGTATTCGGAGAAATGAGCAACGCCCGAACGTGACATACAACATGAATATCTTGCAGCACATTCATGAACCGGAAACCTACTGTGTCACGCTTAACGACGAGGAACACATTCGCTCAGATTCGCTAATCGGAACATATCAATACAGCCATCCTGTGTTCACTATCCGGCGATCTCAAACTCAACAACGGCATGCGGAGCTGATTCGACGCAACTCGACTTCCTATTGCGGAGCATATTGGGGCAATGGTTTTCATGAAGATGGAGTGACCAGCGCTCTGCGTGTTTGCGCTGCTTTCGGCATTACTCCAACTTGGTCACAGGTAACTCAACCGAATGATCGCGTGGAGCTGTTGACCCGTGCCTGA
- a CDS encoding FAD-dependent monooxygenase, which translates to MSLDPQVLVVGAGPTGLLLTAELQRRGVNCLIIDAHPEPLHWDRATVIHPRSLEVFESLGIVDQFLQLGVKQRIVQISSSGQFLGELDLSSCDSSYGFNLGISEEVTESILTRYLQQQGGCMLRSARLVELEEEQQKVVATIQLDDRRERISAQWVVGCDGFRSTTRELAGIEITGHDIEEPWAVFDATVVNWPNSSEGIFVYLDEVPVILTALPDQRWRVYLRPNSPDADLLGNASTTLSRYLTNVSFEEVSNPTRFQCHTKVAKQFRSRRIFLAGDAAHVCTPAQGHGMNSGLQGAFNLAWKLAHVCNGQCTPKILESYEAERLPVAQAITASGDAAELMQKPASRSERIKRDESLNEMFHDPNAQRNEVIAETELDIDYSDSPIVIGKSAETLAAGQRLPNTVKIVLPDEGKQPDRRKQRLHQLAQRTGHTVFVIGRSPEKHGPITELVAAINAAKNYSIIEAVFLVTTQPDPQQADAQITPAGADILGVKDVTLLVIRPDGHIGLRADDDHLESLKRYQALLSGE; encoded by the coding sequence ATGTCACTCGATCCGCAGGTTCTCGTCGTCGGTGCTGGTCCAACCGGGTTGTTGCTTACCGCCGAACTCCAGCGTCGTGGAGTCAATTGCCTGATCATTGATGCACATCCGGAACCACTGCATTGGGACCGGGCAACTGTTATTCATCCCCGCTCTCTCGAAGTCTTTGAGTCGCTGGGTATTGTCGACCAGTTTTTACAGCTAGGGGTTAAACAACGCATCGTGCAGATTTCATCTTCTGGCCAGTTTTTGGGAGAACTCGATCTTTCATCGTGTGATAGCAGCTACGGGTTCAACCTCGGAATTTCGGAAGAAGTGACGGAGTCGATTCTGACCAGGTATCTTCAGCAGCAGGGAGGATGCATGCTTCGGTCCGCTCGACTGGTTGAACTTGAGGAAGAGCAACAGAAAGTCGTTGCCACGATTCAACTTGATGACCGACGCGAACGAATTTCTGCGCAGTGGGTCGTCGGGTGCGATGGATTCCGCAGCACAACTCGAGAGCTGGCAGGAATTGAGATAACCGGCCACGATATCGAAGAGCCTTGGGCTGTCTTTGATGCGACCGTGGTCAACTGGCCGAATTCTTCTGAAGGTATCTTTGTTTATCTGGATGAAGTCCCCGTCATCCTGACTGCACTTCCGGATCAGCGATGGCGTGTTTACCTGCGTCCAAATTCACCAGACGCCGATTTGCTTGGTAATGCTTCAACAACTCTGTCGAGATATTTGACGAACGTCAGCTTCGAGGAAGTCTCAAATCCCACCCGCTTTCAGTGTCACACGAAGGTGGCCAAGCAATTCCGGTCCCGTCGAATCTTTCTGGCGGGGGACGCTGCCCACGTCTGTACGCCTGCTCAAGGGCACGGGATGAATTCCGGATTGCAGGGCGCGTTTAACCTTGCTTGGAAATTAGCTCATGTTTGTAACGGTCAATGTACACCGAAAATCTTAGAAAGTTACGAAGCTGAAAGACTCCCGGTTGCGCAAGCCATTACCGCTTCTGGAGACGCAGCGGAGCTGATGCAAAAACCAGCTTCTAGAAGCGAGCGGATCAAACGCGATGAATCTCTGAACGAGATGTTCCATGACCCCAACGCTCAGCGTAATGAAGTCATCGCGGAGACTGAACTCGACATCGACTACAGCGACTCACCAATCGTCATCGGGAAATCTGCCGAAACTCTCGCAGCAGGTCAACGTCTTCCGAACACAGTTAAAATCGTACTGCCTGATGAGGGAAAGCAGCCTGATCGGAGAAAGCAACGACTGCATCAACTCGCTCAGCGGACTGGCCACACCGTTTTCGTCATTGGACGGTCACCAGAGAAGCATGGGCCGATAACTGAACTCGTCGCGGCGATCAATGCAGCAAAGAATTACTCGATCATCGAAGCAGTGTTTCTGGTCACGACTCAGCCCGATCCTCAACAGGCAGACGCCCAAATCACTCCAGCAGGCGCCGACATTCTTGGTGTAAAGGACGTCACGCTCTTGGTGATTCGACCAGATGGTCATATCGGTCTCAGAGCGGATGATGACCACCTTGAATCGCTAAAGCGTTATCAGGCATTGCTGAGCGGTGAGTGA